One genomic window of Betaproteobacteria bacterium includes the following:
- a CDS encoding YHS domain-containing protein, with protein MAKCPVCQAPVDEAAAKAQTGMTPGGAKEVDPKMGTRQFHDGSWYYFDSLDCRNKFTRNPDSFLKQSS; from the coding sequence AAGTGCCCAGTGTGTCAGGCGCCCGTAGACGAGGCGGCTGCGAAAGCGCAAACGGGGATGACGCCCGGCGGCGCGAAGGAAGTCGATCCGAAGATGGGAACGCGCCAGTTCCACGACGGGAGCTGGTATTACTTCGATTCGCTGGATTGCCGTAACAAGTTCACGCGCAATCCCGACAGCTTTCTCAAGCAGTCATCGTAG